The DNA window ATCAGACACCGCAGGCCGGATATTCCGGTGGGTACAGCCCTGTGCCGGTCGTTCCCAACAGCGGCATGGCGATCGCCAGTCTGGTTTGCGGTATCTCGTCGTTGGTGCTGCTCTTCAGCTGTTTCGTCGGGATTCTTGCCGGTATTCCGGCGGTCATCTGCGGCCACATGGCTCTCAAACAGATCAAGGAGGCGGAGTTGCCGATGGGTGGACGGGGAATGGCAATTGCCGGTCTCGTGACGGGCTATGTCACGATCGGACTGACCGTTGCGGGCGGGATTCTCTT is part of the Haloferula helveola genome and encodes:
- a CDS encoding GYF domain-containing protein, with the translated sequence MAHWYYGVAGNQKGPVEEHEIRAMLAAGQINSSTIVWREGMDTWKPISEVPEWSGQVLSPQASPYQTPQAGYSGGYSPVPVVPNSGMAIASLVCGISSLVLLFSCFVGILAGIPAVICGHMALKQIKEAELPMGGRGMAIAGLVTGYVTIGLTVAGGILFGALFAREMP